TGATTTTTCCATTAAAACCTTCGATGGCGTTTCTCCACTATGTGACATTGTTTTAGACCTTGCTACAATAACATTATAAGACTATTTAggaatattatatatttttgcgtggttatataatatatattcaGTATGGTATTGAGATACGTAGAACTTTGGCGGCCGTATATAGTTCAAAAGCGTCACATAATTCGTTGAATGACTTCTTAAAGCTATCTTTGCGATATATGAAAATCCATGAGATTACTTCGTTCAGAACTCCTGAAATTACTCCAAACAGAAGGACCAGAACAGTGTCCCTCTTATTAACTTCTGATACGATGGGATCGTTATCCATGGTATAACACAGAAAATTACCTAATCtgtgaaataattaaaatattggTGAAATCAGttgaaattaaaagaattataataatattaggGATGCGAAGAAAATTGGcacaataaaatttgaaaaaactGTTCACATATTATCACATatgataaatatgtaatCTTAGTTGTAACAGAAGAACAAGAAAGATTTTTGTTAAGGATGGATTCGGGCTTGTtttacaaatgtgtaaatgaaGCCCAATACATAATATGTTTATCACTATTGTCAGCAACTTAAgcacattttatatatttttaacttttgttgatatatttaactaatttagCAATGCTTGAGCTTAAACTGAATAACGCAGTTGTCTTGAGGCGTATTTTCGACTGTATTCGGGATCTGATTACCGATGGTAACATTGATTTCGATGCCACTGGAATGACTCTCCAGGCTCTGGATGGAAATCATATTGCTTTAGTCCATTTAAAACTACATGAAAGTATGTTTTATTCCTTTgttgttattttactttattttagtactatctttgtaattttatttatttttcccCTAAAATTCCCCTAAATTTTCCCGAAAACGCCTATACAAATAGTTATAcgtatttttcaaaaaattattttccttcAAATACATCAATCATTGAGATTCgttttactaattattaatgtgtaggCGGTTTCGTGTTGTATCGATGTGACAGGCCTAGGGCTTTGggaataaatataaactcAGTCACCAAGGCCTTCAAATCGACTACTAACAACGACTCTGTGCTTATTCAAAGCGAGGAAGATAAGGATCTCATTAATTTCgtatttgaaaataatggtactttttctaaatttgcttttttacatttaatgCGTAGTTGAGGATAGAGTGTCGAGTTTTTCTCTGAAGTTGATGAATATCGAGCAAGATGCCTTGAGTATTCCTGAGAACACTGAGGGCTTTGACGCTGAGATTACTCTTAGTTCCAAGGAGATGACTAACATTTGCAAGCAGATGAACGAGTTTTCAGATACTATAAAGATGGACATTTCCGACAACTCGATAACCTTTTCCACTGAGGGTGATTTAGGCCATGGTGAAATTGTGCTGAGGAACAGGGCTCCATCATCTGAAGGCGACTGTGGCGTCACCATTCGGgtatttttactttattttattgcAATCTTTAGGTCAAAAATCCTATTAAACAGTCGTATGCCACCAAATACCTCCTTATGTTCAccaaagtattttttacccatttatatacttatattttataccatATATTTAGTAGTACACTGTTATACCCTATTAATCAcagtataatattgtatagaGTGGATGTTTGAGTGATGCAGTAACGTTTGGTTTAAGTCAGAACCGGCCCATAGAGGTAAAATATGAAGTGAGGGACTCGATGGAAGACTCACGTCACGGTCACGTTCTCGGcgaattaaaattttatcttgCACCAAAAATCGATGATGAAATCGAAACAGAATAATCTAATACACTCATGATACACTAATAGTTTTTTATACTAAACAGTAACAGTACAAGTTTAggaaattagtaaattaagtGAGAATATTAAAACTGAGTTCCGGCAATTGGTAAAGCGGAAGTTGGAGCTGcgaattttttaaaatccctaaaaatataaaaaatagcTTAAAATTACCATTTAGAATCGAGAACAAATGGTTCTTCTACGAAAACCCCGTCCTTGTTAACGAAGCCAACTTGAACCCTAACTGAGGCTTGACAGTCCCTCAAGTATAAAACCCTCATACACTTGAGAGCAAGCTCCTTTGCTTCAGACAAAGACATATCATTTCTATGTTCCTCTCTCAGTGGGCCAATTGCAAAATATTTACCCAGTCCTACAACATATTAATTGTGATATCATTACACGATtattgtaattattaaattaatttacaatatctgtataacataataaaattgtgtaaatgaTGCGTAAAATACCTGTTACAACAAAGTTATCGGTATATTTAGTTCCATAGTAGTCCGTATAACCGAGAAATGGTTTGCCGTTACTGAGTCCTCCAACAACTGCAGAGACCAGAACTGGGTCAAGTTTAGTCCTTCTGTGATATAAAAGTCTGGATGTATAGTTTAAGAGCATTTCAGGGTTAAGTAGAGCTTTTGACGCGTCATTGTTGTGTTCCAAGAGGTCAGTGTGTACTGCGTGTTTGAGTACTCTGGTAAGATATTGGTGGTCAGCTGCATCTCCTGAAGTTGCGAAAAGAGTATTTGAAGAAACGCTTTCAAGCCTAAGCACATTCATATACCGAGCCATCCTTCCAAGACTCCCTAAACCAATATTTAAAgcataataaattaaatataaattaccTAATTCTATGGTATggtaaaaataagaaaaataagtaaaaataaaataaaaaataaaattttattgaaagaatcttaaataaattagatttTAGGGTTTCTGACTTACATTTGGTATCAGTCATCATTAAAACTCCTTCATTATATTTCATGGCAATTATCGAGGCTCCGGTGACGTAGCCTGccattttataaattaaatactGAACTATATATGTAATGTAACTCTCTATACACCCAACACGAATAACAACCACGATACTTTGCAATAATAGGTAATAATAAACGGGTATGATAcaaagtaaattaattcattaattttaagcaCGTTTAATCGGAATCTGAGGATAAATCTTCGGAATTTTCATAACTGTCAGGCTCATCGTCATCTGCATCCTCGTCGTCCACAACTCCCAAATACCAGTATATTGCTTCAGGTACCAGTTTATCCTGTATTCAAATGTACAAACATTTAATAGATATATAACTAGATTAAAATGGTTGGATagataaaattgtgtaaaataattgtgtaaaaatacccTAAGAACGATTCCAATATCATAATCTTCCTCGACATACATTTCCAGTTCCGATATCTAAAATTGTGATTAATAAGATCGGCGAGATCAAGAGGTGTAAGTTAACAAAACCCGATCTAACAAAACGGGAATTAATAAAAGTTACCTCAAGTTTTGACATTTTATTCAACTCCTCGGTAGTTGGAACCTCCTGACCAGTAAAGAATCTAAAGAAACTAGGCTTGTCCTAAAAACATTCATTAATGCCATattaacataaatatatgtttaaataattgagtGTGTAATATACCTCAAGATCAACTCGAGTTCGGGTTTCTTTAGTTTTTTTATGGCGTTGTATTTTAGTGACAGTTTGTTTAGTGACATCTTTATCAGGTAACCAGTTTATTTCAGTGGCTACAGTTCCCTGCAGGAGTGACTCGACCTCTCCATCAAGCGACTTCATGTTATACTGTTTAACCAAGGTGGTGTTAGTGAAGTAAGGGTTCTTGTCAAAGGTCATGACGATCTTAAAGGACTCTTGCTTCTTTGGTTCTAGGAACTCGGCACTGATGTCGCTCAAGTATGCGAGAACAGGCTCGTCATGAAGCTCAATTATGCGTCTCAACGTCTTGTTATTCTTCATTGCAGTAAGCCAAAACTTTGGAAGGCTCTAAAAATGGGTTAAAAGAGTAATAAATTACCGGTGTCCCATACTCGTCTCCTGAGGGCTGAGTTAAAGCCTTAAAACGGGATTCATAAAGAGGCTGATAAAGCGTATCGTACTTAGATCTCAGCTCATTGAGCTCTTTGTTAAACTCAACCTCGAGGTCATCACGTGTTTTCTACAAAAAAGTTGTCAAAATTGTGTTTACCTGCAGCTTCTGAAGTTGACCCAAGATAGCTACTTGACTATCCGTCAATTTAGAGGTTACACGATCAGCTAAGAAAGATTAAGTCATTAATACAGATAAATTGGGTGAATATAAGTGTACatcataaatataaatataaaggTACTTAGAGAAACACTCTTTAGACCCTCAACCAAAACGGAATCATCCGACATTTTTtgtatgataaatttacaactaaaattagataaatttaaagaaaccaaaaatgaaaaaatagtTTCCTAAAGTGTTTAAACTGTCTTGATCTGTGGGGAATGAGAAATTCGaattattactaaataTCCAGAATTTGCttgatataataatttaaatcaaaCACACACTAACCTATTAACTGTATTCCAATacaaaagtttaaaaaaatctCAATTGGGGGacagtaaataataacGACACACATACAAACCTTTAGCGGTTTTAGTTGTGTACAcagaaaaataaattactaaaaAGATTTGGAAATCcgaaatttttttatttgtaaatCAAATATAGATCAACGTGGCTCAGATCTATTtgaaaaggttaaaaacATATAATCGGAGACACTAGATATATGTACtgatattaaaattttcgtataattatataaataggttgaaaataaagataatctaaggttttagataaaataaaagtcGTCGGTGGATTTATGTTGCTTGAAACTGTTGTGAACATAACGGCTATTTTTGTTATGTACTTTAGGAATTAAAGCAggaaaaatatttgaaataaaataattaaaaaaatattaagtacTGAATTGGTATATAAGATTAATTTTCGTTGCCCTACGTATGCCCCAATTTGTACTAACAGAATACTTTTTCTTTAATCGAGTTTAATTGTAGGGATCTGATTATTTCTTTGggatataaataaatttttttgatCGTCATCCAAATCCAAAATTACTATGGCATTAAAGCGTATACACAAGGTAATTTCCTTTTCCAATTTAATGGCGATATTTCATCTATAGGAGCTTGCCGATCTGACCAAAGATCCACCTACAAATTGCAGTGCTGGCCCTGTGGGAGATGATATGTTTCATTGGCAAGCAACTATAATGGGCCCACATAACAGGTAAATTACTACTTCCCGCATTAACTAAACTTTCGCTTTACaacttaaatatatagtttttagattatttatatatttattttattttataaaatttatattgtttatttaatttgggTTTGGatttcaattttttgaaatttcccatatttatctttattGTTGGAATCCATCACCACTGCATCAATTgactttattttttagccTTTACCAAAACGGCGtctattttttaaacattcATTTCCCTAGTGACTACCCATTTAAGCCAccaaaggtatttttacccattctctataatttacatatttaacactatatTACATATACTATTTGTATATTCGTTGGTTAACATATTTGATAGGTTGCGTTTACTACTAAGGTGTATCACCCGAACATAAATAACAACGGTGCTATATGCCTTGACATTTTAAAGGATCAGTGGAGTCCTGCCCTTACCATTTCGAAAGTTTTACTTTCGATATCATCACTCCTCACCGATCCCAACCCAGGTATTTTACatacaattttacaaacatttttatatattttgaTCGTACTATTGATTatgaatttatatataaatgtatattggggtataaatatttgtagaTGATCCCCTGGTTCCTGAAATTGCTCAGATTTATAAGCAGAATCGCAAGCTTTACGAGTCTACGGTCAGGGAATGGGTCCAGAAGTATGCAACATAGTAATAATACTTTGTATAATCTCATGACGTTTTATCTACATTGTATACATagagtattaaaattagtaaataattagaaaTGATTTGGTGATTAAAACGTCGTTGACCAGAAACATGGGCTGGAGTAGTAGAAACGATATATGTTCATCAATCAAAGAGTCCATGTCGTCATATTCTATAAGTTGAGAAAGCCGCTTTGAAAATCCAGCGTTTCCAGAGTTACAGTTCGCCAAAAACCACCgaattctaaaattaaagttagGAGTTTGTCAAAGTTACTTCTtcttatttaataataaattgtaatttttgTGGTTGGCAGCGCCTCTGAACACCAAAACATTGGTTGAAAACCTGACCTGATCagagttaaaaatatgGAAATCAGAGTCAAGAGtttgtttaaaaagttCCTTGTGGTTTTCTAAATTTACTGCATTTTTCATTGAAATGTAGCCGAAAGTCTCCTTCCCATCCAATTTGTCTCTGAAGGAGTCGTAGAACAACTTCATTAACTGGTATTTGTCatcattaaataaaatcTTGGATAAAGGGTTCTGAACCTCCTTGTGGGAGGTTATAATAGACTTTAAAACGTTGTTGTTCTGGTTCTTCTGGTTCTTTCGAGGAAAATCTTGAGATAATAGTACATTTTTGGTGGTTTTAATGACATTTGATAGAGATGTGTTTTTGGATTCCGAATCAACTTTGTAATCTAAACAatctaaattaaataattgtaaaagaGTGAATAACGTAAATGAGTACAAACCAATCAAATGTCTATGAAGTAGTAACTTCCtctttttcataaaattaagtaatCAAGAAGTAGGTGTATGTGTAAGTGTGATCCATTAAAATAgttgaataaattacattaattaaaatattagttattagataataaattttaaaataataaaatttagaatAGAAAATAAGAAGAAAttttgtgtataataataaggCGAGTGAATTCTTTCCGGAAAATTCCCACATAATGTAGCTCAAAATGAAAAGCATAATGAATTTTTttgtgtaatataatttatttgaaatgtaaaatataagaTGATAGGGAGATTGCACAGGCAAAATAGTTTCGGGCCTCCCGAAAAGAAGAGTACTCTGGTCATTTCCAGAGCTATggaa
The Theileria parva strain Muguga chromosome 3 map unlocalized ctg_530, whole genome shotgun sequence DNA segment above includes these coding regions:
- the PCNA gene encoding proliferating cell nuclear antigen (pcna), which translates into the protein MLELKLNNAVVLRRIFDCIRDLITDGNIDFDATGMTLQALDGNHIALVHLKLHESGFVLYRCDRPRALGININSVTKAFKSTTNNDSVLIQSEEDKDLINFVFENNVEDRVSSFSLKLMNIEQDALSIPENTEGFDAEITLSSKEMTNICKQMNEFSDTIKMDISDNSITFSTEGDLGHGEIVLRNRAPSSEGDCGVTIRVKNPIKQSYATKYLLMFTKSGCLSDAVTFGLSQNRPIEVKYEVRDSMEDSRHGHVLGELKFYLAPKIDDEIETE
- the PBG1 gene encoding 20S proteasome subunit beta 7 codes for the protein MAGYVTGASIIAMKYNEGVLMMTDTKWSLGRMARYMNVLRLESVSSNTLFATSGDAADHQYLTRVLKHAVHTDLLEHNNDASKALLNPEMLLNYTSRLLYHRRTKLDPVLVSAVVGGLSNGKPFLGYTDYYGTKYTDNFVVTGLGKYFAIGPLREEHRNDMSLSEAKELALKCMRVLYLRDCQASVRVQVGFVNKDGVFVEEPFVLDSKWDFKKFAAPTSALPIAGTQF
- the NAP1 gene encoding Nucleosome assembly protein (NAP) family protein, producing MSDDSVLVEGLKSVSLTDRVTSKLTDSQVAILGQLQKLQKTRDDLEVEFNKELNELRSKYDTLYQPLYESRFKALTQPSGDEYGTPSLPKFWLTAMKNNKTLRRIIELHDEPVLAYLSDISAEFLEPKKQESFKIVMTFDKNPYFTNTTLVKQYNMKSLDGEVESLLQGTVATEINWLPDKDVTKQTVTKIQRHKKTKETRTRVDLEDKPSFFRFFTGQEVPTTEELNKMSKLEISELEMYVEEDYDIGIVLRDKLVPEAIYWYLGVVDDEDADDDEPDSYENSEDLSSDSD
- the ube2d2 gene encoding Ubiquitin-conjugating enzyme E2 D2 codes for the protein MALKRIHKELADLTKDPPTNCSAGPVGDDMFHWQATIMGPHNSLYQNGVYFLNIHFPSDYPFKPPKVAFTTKVYHPNINNNGAICLDILKDQWSPALTISKVLLSISSLLTDPNPDDPLVPEIAQIYKQNRKLYESTVREWVQKYAT